Sequence from the Primulina huaijiensis isolate GDHJ02 unplaced genomic scaffold, ASM1229523v2 scaffold43369, whole genome shotgun sequence genome:
tctatataaaacatataattaaataacaataataataataataacattcaTTATTTagacttaataaaaaaatatttagacatataattatattactaaTTTTATCTTCCTGGCTATAATTAATTTTCCCTTAATTATATGATGTCTATTATTTtggcatatatatatttacaataacTTGCTTGGAAAAAttaggaggaaaaaaaaaacaaacctcTTTATGTTTCCTTTCGGGTGCCaattattaatgaaaaatacataaaaaaattaatttcgatTCTCCtcatttatgtttttattaagaaaaATTGATACGTGATGCTAAAAACCAAAAATTGCATGTaagtaaatacaaaattcaATGTAGTAACTTATGGggtgaaataattttttaattcaaaatttgtgTTTGAGTTTTTATCTATCATGTTATGTTTTGTTTTGggaaataatatgtttttatggagaccaaaactaaaaattataggttttttgtttaaatttaaagttaaataaaacatgggttttaataaaaatcaaaatgttttattaattaataaataaagttaATGTGAATTAAAGCACAATGTTTGTGATCAATTGTATTTTTTCTCAGTGTAATCTAACATAAATGCATATAGAAAACTTATGGTTTCACTTTTTTTAATaacttatattatattattttaattacgatttgtttgtttttatatcaatctacttaaatttaaatacattaATGAGATACAAATAAAGTCAAATGATGAGAATTCTACAAGAGAAGCTCAATGTaatacaaaattattataaagTTACTTgcttttttaaatattaaagaatCACAGTGAAGATTACGTGCattaaatttttgattttttctcttgatttccCACAATCTGTAAATAGCATAATATTACATAGATTGTCTGAATTTACACGACACATGTTCAAAATTATGAATAGGATAATTagaatattttgaataattttctaatgtgagtttgaaataaaaaaattttggattattttcattaaatttcagGACGCAGGAAAAGacaattttatcaaattttacgTACTAACTTAAATTTATAGATGATGTACATATAATgcattattttaccaaaattcataaatcgaCGATTATGACACATGCATACGTAAAATTTCGATATACAAAAAATTCCCGCcttttattcttttttaataatttacacGAAAATAACATCAGGAGAATTGTTGGAGACGAAAGTTCAATTAATAAAAACTAGTTCGTGTCTTCTTTGAAAATTAGTAATATTCATGCTGCAAAAATAAGTTTTATTAacccaaaataaataattgaaaggAGCATTGTAGAGAATTGTACACTTCCAACACTGTAGACAAAAGAGAGTCCTCCTATATAAAGGGGAGTCCTGTATCAATTCCAGACACCCAACTTCCTAGCTACAAAGCATCCTTCTCCTGCTTAGCATTGAACATCAGTGAGAACTTATTTCCAATAATCAACACGTCTAAATTTGTTTTCACATTcaaaattctaaattttttttttcttttcagtttTCTGAAGGTGgctgaaatattttataattttttgttttcattttctttttcttttgtaattgATACAGGTTGATTAAATCGGATTTTCATTGAGTTTTTCATTGAAATATTAGTAGGTTTTTTATGGTTTTATAACCATCTGGTTGACCATGCACGCATTTGAATTAACTTTTTAAATCGAATTCCCGTAGGCTTTAAAGTCATGCTTGTTTGGATGTGCTTATAATTGGATGGGTTAAGAATTGAGGTTAAAAAACTTCGGTTTTGTCTTAGATCTCTTCTTTTTCCTGGAGATTTCTTGAATTCTGGATTTGATTTAGTTGTAAATGATTTAAAGGAGCAACCATTGAGTGAAGAGATCTGTGGTTTACttggtaaaaaaatttgtaagagAATTACTTTATCAAAAGTGAGATCTTGGTGCCTAGCAAATTAAAATGGCAGGATTTTTTTTGAAAGCATTAAAAAGACAGAATTGTTTATGTTTTTTGGGTTTTTAAACAAAGATCTGGATTTtcatgccaaaaaaaaaaacaagttatTCGACCGTTAACtgttaaaaaaatctattttgtgATGATCGATTGTGCGGTTATATTTGTGTTACTTAAATCATGTCGTTGTACATTTACCGTACGTTGGACGTTACAAGATTCATGGAATATTCGAGTTTGCGTCACTTGCTTTATATATGATGGAATGATGACTTTAAATTCTATCCGAAAATTACTATGCGTATTAAGAAAAAGTTGACAAGAAGACGGTTCTTGGATTTTTTGTTCATTTGGTGATCTTTATGCATGATTCTTTTTGGCGATGCATCATCGAATAGTTGGAAACTCAATCAATGCATGTGTTGCATATGCCATAAAAAGTTTGGCATTCATATTTTGAAAGAccaaaatgatttaataatgtTGTACTTATTATCTTGCAGTTATTGAAGTGCAAAATGTGGACACCAAAGACATCAAACAAGTCTAACTCAAACCGTGTAGATGTCAATGGAAGAACTTATATGACTCCCTATTCTACCCCATTTGTTCCATCTAGACCTAGTGCTGCTTCTAATGAATCTGGTGGTATACTCTCCAAGTTGCTGATCAATatctacttttttttatatagatgtTGCAATGCTTGAATTAACAcaaattttctttcctcaatATTGCTGGAAACAATAAAGGGCTTCGCAACAATATCCACGGGAGTTATACTCCGTATTTTCCTGGATCATATGCATCAAGAAGTTCAACAAATATTGTCGATCTTCCAAGTGTCATTCAACAAACTCAAGGAGTCTCGTCGAGTATGAGAAACACGTCACGTGTTTTAACCAATGAACCTTTCCAGGTAAAACTACACAACTTATCTAACAATATTGCAATAGGAAAAACTCTTCAAAAAAATTCTTTGTATGCATACAACGAATAATCTTATCTGCAAGTACTGGTCATAAATATCTCTACTATCTAGTTTCTTGAGAAATCCTAAACTGTAATTGACCATCTGATGCAGCTGTCTCTCGGAAGCTCACGTGGGTATAATTCGGGCATCACAAAAACCGGGGGTATAATTTTTTCAAACTTACAAAGACAAATGTATTGAATCTACAATCTTTTCATCatattttgtgatttcaggacCACCTTTGATTCCTAAGCCACCTTTGGTTCCAAATAAGGGACATGCAGGACGAATGGTCAATTCTATTGGTGGTTTTGTCGGTGCAGATGGTAGTGGTTCAAGTTCTACTGGGTTGGCTAATGTCCCTAGTCCTGTTTCTGGCTTGAATTTGTCCGGTAAATACTATACGTTTATCAcatatatatgattaaataaGTAGTACAACAATATTGGCAGGATTATACTTAAAACCCGAGAAGTTTAGCATTTACAAGTTCTGTGTGCATAATCTAACTTATCCATTTGTTAGTTTTTCACGTTTGCTCAGCAATAACAACATTGTATATTTTACATAAGTTGCATTGAAGtattttttatttgcatttatAGATATACAAGTCATGCAAAACGTCGGGGGTCTCGTTGATTATAGCGCAACACAGCGCCAGAAAGAACATTTAGTGCAGCCTCAGCAATATCCAGTGAGTTAATGTGCTTGAAGATGAGGTTTACTTGAATATTTGTGAACATCTACATGATTCATAAATACCTTTTGTCTACTAGATGGGAAGATCTCCTGGTTTTATGTTTGGTGCTATAAATGCATCACATTATCCTCTGCAACAAGGTCATGATTCTTCAATAAGTGGAACGGGGTTTTCTTCTCCTATGCCAGGCAATCAAGTTCTTCATTTTCATGGTTCCGAGGTATGCACAACCTATTCTTTCTATTATGATTTAAACTTCAAATGATCCAGTAGTTTCCGTAATTTAAATCTAGGACTTTCTTCACTGCAGATTTTTCCCCTAAGTGACAAAGAAAATAGAGGATATTTTGGATTTCTAATTACTTGTAATCTACTGTCATCTTATGCAGCAATATCATCATTTCCAGCAAACTGTGTTAGGTGAATTATTATGGGGTGGGgcccacattaaattaaataataatataaactcatcccacatcgaatttttattaaaactgaacaagggaattagttataaatagagctcaattccttcagttattgtatctcaaaatcaaaagctttttagctttgataaaaagagagtgcatagaaaaaagagtgtatttttttcttgagtgcgggaattctctttgtgtgagttagagaaattattttctcggtatacacgggttgggagtgtgagaaatattgagtgtattggtgtatacacttgttgtaatatttctcctgttataaaagttgcagtgctccgtggacgtagcctatattgggtgaaccacgtaaatctttgtgttcttgttggttattttattccgcaagtttttgggtactattatcatcgtggtcggcatcgtttcgggggtgtaattccccaacaactggtatcagagccttgttgtgaaaattcttaagaattctgagtatgctctgtggttgcagctttgtctgatcttccacatcagaaaagagtttttagattttttgctaaggctagagaagtgatggccggatatgatggatcgggaccgagaatcaacaagttcgacggaacagatttttctttttgtcggttacagataagagattatttgtacagtaagaagctgcatcaacctctatcaggaaaaaaaccggaaaagatggaggatgatgattgggagctccttgaccgacaggttttaggtgtcatacgattgaccctaacaaagaacgtagcgcataacgtggcggaggccaaAACCACGGAGGATATGATGATCATTCTAtcagacatgtacgagaagccatcagcaaacaacaaagtacatctcatgaagaagttattcaacttgaagatgggagaaggtgcttcggtggcaaaacacataaatgaattcaacacgattgtctcccagctgacatcggtggacatcaaatttgatgatgagattcgggcacttattcttctggcgtctttaccagacaattgggaaccgatgcgggcagcggttagcaattctgttggaaaaggaaaactacaactcaatgatgttagagatcaaatccttgctgaagaagttcgcaggaaagactcgggtgaagcaacatcatcgagatctgctctaaatcttgataacagaggaagaggcaggagtggtgaaaggagttccaaccgatggcgcggtagatccaagtcaagaaatggaaaagacaaaaacatctctgaaaagaatatgaagtgctggagctgtggtgagactggtcacctgaaaaagaactgcagatcaatgaagaataatgccaatgctgtcactgatgaagtacatgatgctctgctattatccatggaaagccctgttgattcttgggttatggactcgggagcttcgtttcataccactggtgatcgcgatgtatttgataattacatcgctggcgattacggaaaagttttcctggctgatggaaaacccttggaaattgttggtatgggtgatgtacggatgaagatgtcaaatggatctgtctggaaaatcaacaaagtcagacatgtaccaaatttgacacgcaatctgatctcggtgggacagctcgatgatgaaggccacaatgtgaccttcggtgatggttcctggaaagtgaacaaaggagccatgattgttgctcgaggaaagaaaactggaacattgtatatgacttccagttgcagagacacattagcagctgtggatgctggagccaattcaagtctatggcattatagacttggacacatgagtgagaagggaatgaagatgttggtgtcaaaaggaaagctaccagaattaaagactgttgaacaccaactatgtgaaagctgtatctttggaaagcagaagaaggtgagcttttcaaaaggcggtaaagaaccgaaagcagcaaagttggagctggttcatactgatgtatggggaccatctcctgtgacatcccttggaggctcgagatactatgtcacattcattgacgattcgagtagaaaagtttgggtttattttctgaaaaataaatctgatgtttacgagacctttaaaaggtggaaagccatggtggaaaatgagaccaacttgaaggtgaagtgcttacggtctgacaatggtggagaatatgaagatgatgagttcaagaaatattgtgcacagaacgggatcaagatggagaaaaccattcctggtacacctcaacagaatggtgtagctgaaaggatgaacaggaccttgaatgaacgcgcaaggagcatgagattgcattctggattgccaaaatcattctgggctgatgctgttaacactgcagcatatctgatcaacagaggaccttcggtaccactggactacaaaatacccgaagaggtttggagcggcaaagaagtaaacctttctttcttgaaagtgtttggatgtctatcctatgttcatattgattcagcaagcagaacaaaacttgatccgaaatcaaagaagtgcttctttattggttatggagataatgagtttggttatcgtttctgggatgaccaaaatcggaagatcattcggagcagggatgtaatctttaatgagaaacttctgtacaaggacaagtcagacattggagctggagatgaatgtcctgaagtcgagaagactgatgaagtgccattgacaaacattcctgtgaatgaatcgaaaaccagtaaccaggaagatgaagaagaaactgcacaagatgatgacccacaaactccggtgattgaactcaggagatctttgagaaccattagaccacctgatagatactcccctgcacttcactatattttgctgacagacaaaggtgaaccggagacttatgaagaggcaatgcaaaatgatgattcaaccaagtgggagttggccatggaagatgagatggattcactgtcatccaatcagacgtgggagttgacagaacttccgcaaggcaaaaaggcgttacataacaagtgggtgtaccggttaaaagaagagcatgatggtagcaagcggtacaaggcaagacttgttgtaaaaggcttccaacaacgggaaggaattgattacaccgagattttctctccggtggttaaattaaccactatcaggactgtacttggactagtggcgaaggaagacttacatttggagcagttggatgtaaagactgcgtttcttcacggtgacctagatgaagaaatttatatgaagcagccacagggctttgaagtacggggaaaagagagaatggtgtgcaaacttcagaagagcttgtacggtctcaaacaagctccaagacagtggtacaagaagtttgatggattcatgagtgaaaatggattcctaaggtgtcaagctgatcactgctgttatgtgaaaaagtttgacggttcttatatcatactactgctatatgtagatgatatgctgatagctggagcttgtctggaagaaattgataaactcaagaaagatttatcaaaggaatttgccatgaaggatttgggtgctgcaaagcaaatccttggaatgaggatcttcagagaccgggtgaatggattcttgaagttatctcaagaagagtacgtgaaaaaggtggttagcagatttaatatggatgaagctaaatctgtgagtactcctttggctagtcatttcaaactaaccaaagcacaatcaccatcgacggagcaggagcaggcttatatgaataaggttccttatgcttctgctgtcggaagcctcatgtatgcaatggtgtgcacaagaccagacatagcacatgcagtgggagttgtgagcaggtttatgagtaatccaggaaagcaacactgggaagcagttaagtggattctcaggtatttgaaaggtactgctagttgttctttatgcttcaggagatcaaaatttggcttacagggttttgtcgatgccgatatgggtggtgacctggatggcaggaaaagtactactggatatgtgttcacattaggtggtacagttgtaagctgggtgtctaagctgcaaaagattgttgcgctttcgactactgaggctgagtatgttgcagttacagaagctagcaaggagatgatatggttgaaatcatttctggaggaattgggtcagaagcttgaagatagcacattatactgtgacagtcagagtgctattcatttagcaaaaaatcctgtttatcatgctaggacaaagcatatacaggttaggtaccatttcatcagatcagtgctggaagatggagtcttgacgctggagaagattcctggaagtaaaaatccagccgatatgctcacgaagacggtaaccatggacaaactgaagttgtgttcaacttcagttggactgcaggtataaatggagatatatgagctgctgcaatgatggtgtgaagacatgattgaaatcaagtcttcaagtgggagaattgttaggtgaaTTATTATGGGGTGGGgcccacattaaattaaataataatataaactcatcccacatcgaatttttattaaaactgaacaagggaattagttataaatagagctcaattccttcagttattgtatctcaaaatcaaaagctttttagctttgataaaaagagagtgcatagaaaaaagagtgtatttttttcttgagtgcgggaattctctttgtgtgagttagagaaattattttctcggtatacacgggttgggagtgtgagaaatattgagtgtattggtgtatacacttgttgtaatatttctcctgttataaaagttgcagtgctccgtggacgtagcctatattgggtgaaccacgtaaatctttgtgttcttgttggttattttattccgcaagtttttgggtactattatcatcgtggtcggcatcgtttcgggggtgtaattccccaacaaactgatcaacctCAACCTCAACCTCGCTTCTATAATCCCTTAAGAGGTAAAGAGGTGGCAAAAAGCTCTCGGCTTGGACCTGAGCAAACTGATCAACCTCAACCTCAACCTCAACCTCGCTTCTATAATCCCTTAAGAGGTAAAGAGGTGGCACAAAGCTCTCGGCTTGGACCTGATGACTATGGGTTGCTTGGTTTgcttaaaataataaaaggtgcCAATCCGGCCAAAACCTCTCTTGCTATGGGAGTTGATCCGCACTCCCTCGGCCTCGACTTAAATTCTCTGGAGCCTCTTCACAAGAAGTTTGCATCTCCATTTTCTGATGAACCTGTGAAAGAAGGACCAAAGTATGATATCCCTGATTGCTACAATTCTCAACAACCTCCTCCATTGAAGGTGTTCTTTTATTCCGTTAATTGGTTAACTAGAGCAAACATATTCAGTTAACGCTGTTATTAATTAATGCGTCGCCTTGTATTTGTGCAGCTTAGTCACTTCAAGAAATTCCATCTAGCGATGTTGTTTTACATTTTTTACAGGTAAGTACTTACGATTCGGGCctttcattaatttaaaatttaagtcaGTGGCGCTTATCTTTGTGGATTTCGTCTCCTATCATGCAGTATGCCACAAGACCAGGCGCAACTCTTTGCAGCAAATGAAATGTAAGACATTTTCATCGAGATATTTGATTTacatttctctttttttcttgAGCATGCATTTCTCTGTAGCAATAACATTTTTGCAAGATAGAATAGTTAGAGGGTTTGATGCTGTAACTTGTAGTATTGACATTGAGTTCCATCCTCAATTTTCGTTGCAAATTAGAAATTTAACCTTCTTGCATCTTTGAAGTTCCATCTGATTTTTCAGCTTGTCAGAAATCTAAAATAAGAGAGTGGAATCGGGCTATATATGTGTAATGTACCTTCCAAGTTCAGACTAACCCATGCTTCATGTTCATACGTAACTTTGCATGCATGCTTAAAGTTTCGTTCCTCATATTGAAAATGATTCAAAAGTATTCCAATATCTGCACAGACATGACAGAGGGTGGTACTTCCATAGAGAGCTCCGCATGTGGTTCATGAGAGACTCGTTGCCTGCTGTAAAGAATTCTACCTATGAAGTAGGTAGCTACATCTGTTTCGACCCTTACGCATGGCAGACCATAAGACAGGTTAGCAATATTGAATCTCGATTTGCGTCTCAAAGAGTGTCCGAGTTGGTAGAGTAGCTAGATAAATGCTTAACCAATCGGTCTAGGTCGATTCCTCTACCAACACTTTTTCAAGCACGTTTGTTGCACAGGGCTTTGCCTAGTGCTGTTTACCTACTTGTTCTGAgtttaccaaaaaaaataattgaatctcGAGTTACGACATTATATGCAGCGCACTTTTCCAAACCCGAGAATTAGGGTTACTTATTTCCTTCCTTGGTTGATGCAGGAAAACGTTGTCTTGCAATACGAAATGATCGAGCAAAGGCCGGTAGTTCCGCCGTAGAGATGATTTGTAATGCCAGTACTTCTACCTCCTGCCCAGGGTTGGATCACGTTATACATACAGATTTGTGGCAGCAAATTTTATTCTGTAGGTATTGTATTATGAACTTGTTACATTGTCTGAACAAAAGCTACATCTGTTTATTTGTGATTTAGTAATGGAttcatttttccaaaaaaaattgtgcaatctttaaaaaaaaaaatttgtgcaatTCTCGTGCATCTTTACGCTAATTTTGAATCCCAAACACATTTTATTCTCTtcgaattcaaaattttaatgtcTCGATTCATTTGCAC
This genomic interval carries:
- the LOC140970134 gene encoding probable NOT transcription complex subunit VIP2, which produces MQQYHHFQQTVLVREFSLCELEKLFSRYTRVGSVRNIECIGVYTCCNISPVIKVAVLRGRSLYWVNHVNLCVLVGYFIPQVFGYYYHRGRHRFGGVIPQQTDQPQPQPRFYNPLRGKEVAKSSRLGPEQTDQPQPQPQPRFYNPLRGKEVAQSSRLGPDDYGLLGLLKIIKGANPAKTSLAMGVDPHSLGLDLNSLEPLHKKFASPFSDEPVKEGPKYDIPDCYNSQQPPPLKLSHFKKFHLAMLFYIFYSMPQDQAQLFAANEIHDRGWYFHRELRMWFMRDSLPAVKNSTYEVGSYICFDPYAWQTIRQENVVLQYEMIEQRPVVPP